Proteins encoded in a region of the Pyrobaculum sp. 3827-6 genome:
- a CDS encoding PaRep2b protein: protein MAEFLRQCREAGAIGEETYRHLAAKLGRGVPEWSDVRFSVKLIKDGSVVVEYQPSDPQSFRNTVELLRGLGLRDICEGEWCFIHFTAREPEGGASSG, encoded by the coding sequence GTGGCGGAGTTCTTAAGGCAGTGCAGAGAGGCCGGCGCCATCGGGGAGGAGACGTACAGACACCTCGCCGCGAAGCTCGGAAGGGGAGTACCGGAGTGGAGCGATGTCAGGTTCTCCGTGAAGCTGATAAAAGACGGCTCCGTGGTGGTGGAGTACCAGCCCAGCGATCCGCAGTCCTTTAGGAATACCGTGGAGCTTCTGAGAGGGCTCGGCCTTAGGGACATCTGTGAGGGGGAGTGGTGCTTCATACACTTCACGGCTAGAGAGCCGGAGGGAGGGGCTTCGTCCGGATAA